DNA sequence from the Cyanobium sp. WAJ14-Wanaka genome:
GCTGCAGAACTGCTGGATCTCGGCCATGGTTCCCGGCTCCTGGGCGCCAAAATCGTTGCAGGGGAAGCCCAGCACCTCAAATCCCTGGGGGCCGTAGCTCTCCTGCAGGCCCTGCAGGCCGGCGTATTGGCGGGTGAAGCCGCAGCGGCTTGCCACATTCACGATCAACAACACCTTGCCGCCCCATTCACCGAGCTTGCGTTCCGCCCCTTGGGCATCACGCACCGCCACATCACTTACGGAAACAGGGTTTTGCAGGCTGCTCATCTGGGTT
Encoded proteins:
- a CDS encoding glutathione peroxidase, whose protein sequence is MSSLQNPVSVSDVAVRDAQGAERKLGEWGGKVLLIVNVASRCGFTRQYAGLQGLQESYGPQGFEVLGFPCNDFGAQEPGTMAEIQQFCSTTYGANFSLFEKVEMTDEPYTTLTKAEPAGAVAWNFEKFLIGKDGSVLGRYKSNVEPDSAELKAAIEAALAG